One region of Seriola aureovittata isolate HTS-2021-v1 ecotype China chromosome 15, ASM2101889v1, whole genome shotgun sequence genomic DNA includes:
- the mrps31 gene encoding 28S ribosomal protein S31, mitochondrial has translation MYRFFFRTVYRARNSAVSVYELSLLPAKCDKAAVFRVANGGGVKAISTSSVRLCEKKPDVLSNHDEKTHADEKADPTESPTLATQKAEDDGTVMKMAEQREEPVVLKTDDGRTMQQQMDVKIDQSVKSQQVKTDAAKSGKEGLLDLLGAMKVEVTNKRKLKIMKVKQNHESAPKSNPASMESTISMFQKATGEASSQSVILDPELVAAASAAASTLPNCSQAESDLLKQLRQHEAITEVQKKGDMNNLGEIIADMKVGKNPNRQNARWINHIQFDDDGRGYKRDGGITSELDSVRRGNLLRVKRLNIFSPTTDADGVESAVERPTLWDMDFANQLSLLVNNMPRNALEEMIQWTKEGKMWQYPINNEAGLEVEEASVPFHEHIFLEKHLNEGFPSQGPVRHFMELVVGGLSRNPYLTVQQKREHISWFRDYFHQKEDVLKEADVYLK, from the exons ATGTATAGGTTTTTTTTCAGGACTGTTTACAGGGCTCGAAATTCTGCAGTCAGTGTCTATGAGTTGAGTTTGTTGCCAGCTAAATGCGACAAGGCTGCAGTTTTCAG GGTTGCAAATGGAGGTGGAGTCAAAGCCATCAGCACAAGTTCAGTCAGGCTCTGTGAAAAGAAACCTGATGTCCTCTCTAATCACgatgaaaaaacacatgcagatgaaAAGGCTGACCCAACGGAAAGTCCAACTTTGGCAACACAGAAAGCTGAAGATGACGGAACAGTCATGAAGATGGCTGAACAAAGGGAAGAACCAGTGGTGTTAAAGACAGATGATGGAAGAACtatgcagcagcagatggatgTTAAAATTGACCAGAGTGTCAAGTCACAACAAGTAAAGACTGATGCAGCTAAGAGTGGGAAGGAGGGTCTCCTTGACCTTCTTGGAGCCATGAAGGTGGAAGTTACTAATAAGAGGAAGctcaaaataatgaaagtgaAGCAAAATCATGAGTCTGCCCCCAAATCAAATCCAGCCTCTATGGAGAGCACCATCAGTATGTTTCAGAAGGCTACAGGGGAGGCTTCATCGCAGAG TGTGATCCTGGATCCTGAGCTGGTTGcagctgcatctgctgctgcctccactcTGCCCAACTGTAGCCAGGCCGAGTCTGATCTGCTGAAGCAGCTGAGGCAGCACGAGGCCATCACTGAGGTTCAGAAGAAAGGGGACATGAACAACCTTGG AGAAATTATTGCTGACATGAAAGTAGGAAAGAATCCCAACCGACAGAATGCTCGGTGGATTAATCACATCCAGTTTGATGACGACGGGCGAGGATACAAGCGGGACGGAGGAATCACTTCCGAACTGGACAGTGTTCGAAGAGG GAACTTGTTGAGAGTGAAAAGACTCAACATCTTCTCCCCCACTACTGATGCAGATGGAGTTGAATCAGCAGTTG AGCGGCCAACTCTATGGGACATGGACTTTGCTAATCAGTTGTCTCTGTTGGTCAACAATATGCCCCGCAATGCGCTTGAGGAAATGATCCAGTGGACCAAAGAGGGGAAAATGTGGCAGTACCCAATCAACAATGAAGCTG gcctggaggtggaggaggccaGTGTTCCGTTCCATGAGCATATCTTCCTAGAGAAACACTTGAATGAGGGCTTCCCCAGTCAAGGACCAGTGCGTCACTTCATGGAGCTTGTGGTGGGTGGTCTGTCCAGAAATCCCTACTTGACTGTCCAGCAGAAGAGGGAACACATTTCCTGGTTCAGAGACTACTTCCACCAAAAAGAGGACGTCCTCAAGGAGGCTGATGTTTACCTGAAGTGA